The Panicum hallii strain FIL2 chromosome 5, PHallii_v3.1, whole genome shotgun sequence genome contains the following window.
atatatacatacacatatatatatatatattgctaTCTAACAATTAGCGATTTAGCGAACTATTAGTTGGGTAACTATTAGCACTAATGGATCCAATCAAAAGCTTACTATTGAAACACGGCCTCAGACAGAAACTTACTTGCGAAACACTGCCTCAATGCAAAATGAGTCAGCGGTAGCTGTTTAGCAGATGGCCATCCGAAGCACGCACACTCGCGTGGAGCACTTCTGCCATTCATTGGAAGTTTGGAACCTCTTAACGATCATCTGTTCATCTTTTTGCACGGTGTTCTCGGCATGTTTTTCACATTTATAATATGGTTCTACTTACACCATTGTAAGCACTATGCATTCACAGGTCTAAGCGATCCATCCCTATACGCTGTTCCCGGTCCAAAACCGTGAATTACAAGACTATAAAAGCGGCAAAAACTGGTCACTTCCTGGCGACCTTCTGGGGCGGCGagcacgacgacgacgacgacaggcCGGAGATCATGCTGTTGTCGGCCTTGTCCTTGCTGAACGCCTTCCGCACGTCCTCCTTCAGCTCGCTGAAGCGCATTCTCTTCACCTTCTGCTCGTCGGGGGTGCCCCTCTGGAGGTAGAACTTGTCCAGCCCCCCGTCTGGCATGTCGTCCTCCAGGAACTTGTCGAGCACCTGCGAGCAGTTCGGGAAGTACCGCCGGCCCAGCTCCACTGTAAGAAGCCAGATGGAACGAGTGAGCACCTGTTCTTAACCAAGTGTACCTCATGTGGGATGTTGTTTTTACACAGGGCGACCAGAATTTGGAGTCTGCTGAACATATGGTTGCATTGGAACTAAATTTTCAGGTGGTGGGTGCAGGAGCAGTTCATCAAAATGGAAAGATTGATGATTGAAACTTCACCTGTTTTCATCAGTGCATCCACCCTTGAACAGAGTCTTTTGTTTTGTATGGCTGGTGTTTCGTTCAGGTCGACTTCCCTCAGTTTACCAGAAGTACTTGGTGCAGTAATACCGCCAAATTCTTCTGTGGTGTCTGCTTGTGCGATTTGCATGGCGACCTTCGCTTCAGCGGGAAAGAACAGTCTAGCAAATGCAACTGCAGGGAGGATACATGGCATGTTATGATCCAGGGGAATACAGTTTAGTCATAAAGCATAATCTTCTTCTAAAGCTTAAAATAAAACAAAGGTAATGACCATGCCATATCACCCACCCCAAGTTCTAAGGTGCTATTTGATGATTACCAATGGTTTGAAATCCTTCTCATTATGTTATCTAGAACAAGGTCACTACTAGGCTGAGTGTGCAAAGTTGACTGGTAAGTGGCAACAAGTATTGCATGTCTTTCATCTGTAATTTGATTATGCAGTTTAGTGGCTACAATTGTCTATTCCtataaaataaatgtaaaaCTTATATTgaagaaagggagaaaaggaTATGTGTGTTTTTCTTTTGCCTTCTCTTTTTGAGAAGAAAAGTAGGGGCACATGTCATTACTCTACAAAGTAGCTTGAATCTGTTCCCACTGGGGTCCTCCTAATTTTGAGCAATTTTTTAAGGGGAAACCAATAAGAACCATTTTATCAAGTATGGTGTGGCCTTCACCTCTGTTTTCCAGGTAGAGAAGCTTCATGTGAAGATTATCGGCCAACAAAGGCGAGGTGACAGCATCTTCCACTGACATAGGATTTCGCATCATCTCCCGCTCTAGAATATCTATGCACATCCTATCTTTGTTTGATTCTTGGCCCTGCTCCATCTTTTTATTGTAGTCTTTTGCTCTTGTTAACCTCCGACAAATACCAATTGCGCTCCGGCCATCAGCTGTCAGCTGCGATACAGTTGCCCCTTTGTTAAGGAGGCACATAATGATAGCTGGTTCTCTCCTCATAGCAGCCAAGTGGAGTGCTGTGTATCCACGGCTATTCTTCAAATTCAAGTTAGCCAGCCCCAAGTCTAACAACTCCGACACAACTTTAGAATCACAGTAAGAAGCTGCATAGTGCAATGCATTGGCATCATCTAATGTGATCTCAGACTCATTAAGAAGCAACTTCACAAGCTCAACATCATCAGAGTCGAGTGCTCTGTGGATCCTTCTGACTCTTTTCTCATGCACAGGGTCCAAAATGGAAGCGTCATCATCAGCAGTTTGTGAATTTTTACGAATCTTTTTGATCTCCTCGACAACTTCTGGAGGGAGCTCCTTATCCAAAGATATATCGTCAAGATCTGATCTAGCAATCCTTTGAATACATTTGTCGAGCACTTGAGTCAGTTCTGAGTGGGAAGCAACTTGCAGAATAGGAATGACATCTTCCACTACAGTCTTGTCTACAAAGTTAAGAAGCCGCCGCTGCAGAAGACAGTTAACCATTAGCATTCCATAAGTCGAAGTAGCAAAGCTGAGCAACAGCAATGAATCTGATGTACATAAGCTGTATAGCAAACTCCAGTCCAATTTAGCAGTCCAATCTACACAGTAATTTAGCATTCCATAAGCTATATAGACTTCAAGCCGACAGGTTTGGTTGTGTCCACTTAAAAAGGGCGAGCCAACAATTTTAGCAATACTGCAAAAATATTGTGCATACTATACACGGATTAGACATAAATAAAATCATGAATCCAATACTTTTAGTCTAAAAAAGTCACATACTACAATACCATGGTAGAGCGAACCATTTCCTACACAAACTGGAGATCGATCCTACTAGCAAGGGGAAAAGTAAGCAAAAATTGCATCTCACCTGGAAGACCGAAATGAGCTCGGGGATCTTGAAGGTCCACGCCGCGTACATGATCTCGACGGCGaacctgatggccggcgggcaCGAGTCGTGAGGGCACACGGGGTCAGCACAAGATACCACATCGAACGGTGCTCCCCAGAGCTTGCCGGTGTACAGATAGCCCAGGAACGCCTGGAATGCCTCGCGCCCCACGCGGCCGCCGGGCACGAGCTCATCCATCTTGTACTGCGGCCTGCCACTGCCAGCCCCCTCTCCCGCCCCTCCGGCGGTGGCGGCTGCATCACCGCGCGCTgctcctccgcggccgcgcgcggcgaAGAGGTCGTAGAAGAAGGCGCTGCGCGCGGCGAGTATGCAGCGGTGGACGGCGATGGGCGGCCCACCGTCGGGCACCTCGACGTCGGCATCGCTGCAGTCGAGGTCCCGGTCGAGGAGCAGCTGCTCGAGGTTTTTGCTGAGCCGGTTCAGGCTGACCGCCTCCACGCTGCTGCCGCTCCCAACCGCAGCGCCTC
Protein-coding sequences here:
- the LOC112893308 gene encoding BTB/POZ domain and ankyrin repeat-containing protein NPR2-like; translation: MEPSSSITFASSSSYLSNGSSPPPGLPQAPPLAAGEGWGGGGAAVGSGSSVEAVSLNRLSKNLEQLLLDRDLDCSDADVEVPDGGPPIAVHRCILAARSAFFYDLFAARGRGGAARGDAAATAGGAGEGAGSGRPQYKMDELVPGGRVGREAFQAFLGYLYTGKLWGAPFDVVSCADPVCPHDSCPPAIRFAVEIMYAAWTFKIPELISVFQRRLLNFVDKTVVEDVIPILQVASHSELTQVLDKCIQRIARSDLDDISLDKELPPEVVEEIKKIRKNSQTADDDASILDPVHEKRVRRIHRALDSDDVELVKLLLNESEITLDDANALHYAASYCDSKVVSELLDLGLANLNLKNSRGYTALHLAAMRREPAIIMCLLNKGATVSQLTADGRSAIGICRRLTRAKDYNKKMEQGQESNKDRMCIDILEREMMRNPMSVEDAVTSPLLADNLHMKLLYLENRVAFARLFFPAEAKVAMQIAQADTTEEFGGITAPSTSGKLREVDLNETPAIQNKRLCSRVDALMKTVELGRRYFPNCSQVLDKFLEDDMPDGGLDKFYLQRGTPDEQKVKRMRFSELKEDVRKAFSKDKADNSMISGLSSSSSCSPPQKVARK